A window of the Alnus glutinosa chromosome 4, dhAlnGlut1.1, whole genome shotgun sequence genome harbors these coding sequences:
- the LOC133865722 gene encoding somatic embryogenesis receptor kinase 2 isoform X1, translating to MEVRVVEAALLLWLILVVHPLCLISANMEGDALHSLRTNLQDPNNVLQSWDPTLVNPCTWFHVTCNNDNSVIRVDLGNAALSGTLVPQLGLLRNLQYLELYSNNISGPIPSDLGNLTSLVSLDLYLNGFTGPIPDTLGKLSKLRFLRLNNNSLIGPIPMSLTNITSLQVLDLSNNHLSGVVPDNGSFSLFTPISFANNLALCGPVTGHPCPGSPPFSPPPPFVPPPPISTPGGNSATGAIAGGVAAGAALLFAAPAIAFAWWRRRKPQEFFFDVPAEEDPEVHLGQLKRFSLRELQVATDSFSNKNILGRGGFGKVYKGRLADGTLVAVKRLKEERTPGGELQFQTEVEMISMAVHRNLLRLRGFCMTPTERLLVYPYMANGSVASCLRERPPSQLPLDWPTRKRIALGSARGLSYLHDHCDPKIIHRDVKAANILLDEEFEAVVGDFGLAKLMDYKDTHVTTAVRGTIGHIAPEYLSTGKSSEKTDVFGYGIMLLELITGQRAFDLARLANDDDVMLLDWVKGLLKEKKLEMLVDPDLQKNYVEAEVEQLIQVALLCTQGSPMDRPKMSEVVRMLEGDGLAERWDEWQKVEVLRQEVELAPHPNSDWIVDSTENLHAVELSGPR from the exons ATGGAAGTGAGGGTTGTTGAGGCTGCTCTTTTGCTCTGGTTGATCTTGGTGGTTCATCCATTATGCTTGATTTCGGCTAACATGGAAG GTGATGCTTTGCACAGCCTAAGGACCAACTTACAGGATCCTAACAATGTCCTGCAGAGTTGGGATCCTACCCTGGTTAACCCCTGTACATGGTTTCATGTCACCTGCAACAATGATAATAGTGTCATAAGAGT TGATCTTGGGAATGCAGCTTTGTCTGGTACACTTGTCCCACAGCTTGGCCTACTCAGGAATTTACAGTATTT GGAGCTTTACAGTAACAACATAAGTGGACCAATTCCCAGTGACCTGGGGAATCTTACAAGCTTGGTGAGCTTGGATCTTTACTTGAACGGTTTTACTGGTCCCATCCCAGACACATTGGGCAAGCTGTCAAAACTGAGGTTTCT TCGGCTTAACAACAACAGCCTGATTGGTCCTATTCCTATGTCATTGACTAATATCACTTCACTGCAAGTGCT GGATCTATCAAATAACCATCTCTCTGGGGTAGTTCCAGACAATGGCTCCTTTTCGTTATTTACTCCCATCAG TTTTGCTAACAACCTGGCTCTTTGTGGCCCAGTTACTGGGCACCCTTGCCCAGGCTCTCCTCCATTTTCTCCCCCTCCTCCTTTTGTTCCACCACCTCCGATTTCTACACCAG GTGGGAATAGTGCCACTGGGGCAATTGCCGGAGGAGTTGCTGCAGGTGCTGCTTTACTGTTTGCAGCCCCTGCAATTGCGTTTGCATGGTGGCGTCGAAGGAAACCTCAAGAATTTTTCTTTGATGTACCTG CTGAGGAGGATCCAGAAGTCCATCTGGGGCAGCTTAAAAGGTTTTCACTACGAGAATTACAAGTTGCAACAGATAGTTTTAGCAACAAAAACATTCTGGGTAGGGGTGGATTTGGGAAGGTTTACAAAGGACGTCTGGCAGATGGTACACTGGTAGCTGTAAAAAGACTGAAAGAAGAGCGTACACCTGGTGGTGAGCTGCAGTTTCAAACAGAAGTAGAGATGATCAGCATGGCTGTACATCGAAACCTCCTCCGGTTACGCGGTTTCTGTATGACACCAACTGAGCGGCTTCTTGTTTATCCTTACATGGCTAACGGAAGCGTTGCATCATGTTTAAGAG AACGCCCACCATCTCAACTACCCCTTGATTGGCCCACAAGGAAGCGGATTGCTTTGGGATCTGCAAGGGGTCTTTCTTATTTGCATGATCATTGTGACCCAAAGATTATTCATCGTGATGTAAAAGCTGCAAACATTTTATTGGATGAGGAGTTTGAGGCTGTTGTTGGGGATTTTGGGTTGGCTAAACTTATGGACTACAAGGATACCCATGTGACAACTGCTGTACGGGGCACAATTGGGCATATAGCTCCAGAGTACCTCTCTACTGGGAAGTCATCTGAGAAGACTGATGTTTTTGGGTATGGGATCATGCTTCTGGAGCTAATCACTGGACAGAGGGCTTTTGATCTTGCACGGCTTGCAAATGATGATGATGTCATGCTGCTTGATTGG GTGAAAGGACTACTGAAAGAGAAGAAATTAGAAATGCTAGTTGATCCTGATCTCCAGAAGAATTACGTTGAAGCGGAGGTTGAGCAGCTAATCCAGGTGGCACTGCTCTGTACACAAGGCTCCCCAATGGACCGGCCGAAGATGTCGGAAGTTGTGAGAATGCTTGAAGGTGATGGCTTGGCAGAGAGATGGGATGAGTGGCAGAAGGTGGAAGTTCTCCGCCAGGAAGTGGAGCTCGCTCCTCATCCCAACTCTGATTGGATTGTTGACTCCACAGAAAATCTACATGCAGTCGAGTTATCTGGTCCAAGGTGA
- the LOC133865722 gene encoding somatic embryogenesis receptor kinase 2 isoform X2 yields the protein MEVRVVEAALLLWLILVVHPLCLISANMEGDALHSLRTNLQDPNNVLQSWDPTLVNPCTWFHVTCNNDNSVIRVDLGNAALSGTLVPQLGLLRNLQYLELYSNNISGPIPSDLGNLTSLVSLDLYLNGFTGPIPDTLGKLSKLSRLNNNSLIGPIPMSLTNITSLQVLDLSNNHLSGVVPDNGSFSLFTPISFANNLALCGPVTGHPCPGSPPFSPPPPFVPPPPISTPGGNSATGAIAGGVAAGAALLFAAPAIAFAWWRRRKPQEFFFDVPAEEDPEVHLGQLKRFSLRELQVATDSFSNKNILGRGGFGKVYKGRLADGTLVAVKRLKEERTPGGELQFQTEVEMISMAVHRNLLRLRGFCMTPTERLLVYPYMANGSVASCLRERPPSQLPLDWPTRKRIALGSARGLSYLHDHCDPKIIHRDVKAANILLDEEFEAVVGDFGLAKLMDYKDTHVTTAVRGTIGHIAPEYLSTGKSSEKTDVFGYGIMLLELITGQRAFDLARLANDDDVMLLDWVKGLLKEKKLEMLVDPDLQKNYVEAEVEQLIQVALLCTQGSPMDRPKMSEVVRMLEGDGLAERWDEWQKVEVLRQEVELAPHPNSDWIVDSTENLHAVELSGPR from the exons ATGGAAGTGAGGGTTGTTGAGGCTGCTCTTTTGCTCTGGTTGATCTTGGTGGTTCATCCATTATGCTTGATTTCGGCTAACATGGAAG GTGATGCTTTGCACAGCCTAAGGACCAACTTACAGGATCCTAACAATGTCCTGCAGAGTTGGGATCCTACCCTGGTTAACCCCTGTACATGGTTTCATGTCACCTGCAACAATGATAATAGTGTCATAAGAGT TGATCTTGGGAATGCAGCTTTGTCTGGTACACTTGTCCCACAGCTTGGCCTACTCAGGAATTTACAGTATTT GGAGCTTTACAGTAACAACATAAGTGGACCAATTCCCAGTGACCTGGGGAATCTTACAAGCTTGGTGAGCTTGGATCTTTACTTGAACGGTTTTACTGGTCCCATCCCAGACACATTGGGCAAGCTGTCAAAACTGAG TCGGCTTAACAACAACAGCCTGATTGGTCCTATTCCTATGTCATTGACTAATATCACTTCACTGCAAGTGCT GGATCTATCAAATAACCATCTCTCTGGGGTAGTTCCAGACAATGGCTCCTTTTCGTTATTTACTCCCATCAG TTTTGCTAACAACCTGGCTCTTTGTGGCCCAGTTACTGGGCACCCTTGCCCAGGCTCTCCTCCATTTTCTCCCCCTCCTCCTTTTGTTCCACCACCTCCGATTTCTACACCAG GTGGGAATAGTGCCACTGGGGCAATTGCCGGAGGAGTTGCTGCAGGTGCTGCTTTACTGTTTGCAGCCCCTGCAATTGCGTTTGCATGGTGGCGTCGAAGGAAACCTCAAGAATTTTTCTTTGATGTACCTG CTGAGGAGGATCCAGAAGTCCATCTGGGGCAGCTTAAAAGGTTTTCACTACGAGAATTACAAGTTGCAACAGATAGTTTTAGCAACAAAAACATTCTGGGTAGGGGTGGATTTGGGAAGGTTTACAAAGGACGTCTGGCAGATGGTACACTGGTAGCTGTAAAAAGACTGAAAGAAGAGCGTACACCTGGTGGTGAGCTGCAGTTTCAAACAGAAGTAGAGATGATCAGCATGGCTGTACATCGAAACCTCCTCCGGTTACGCGGTTTCTGTATGACACCAACTGAGCGGCTTCTTGTTTATCCTTACATGGCTAACGGAAGCGTTGCATCATGTTTAAGAG AACGCCCACCATCTCAACTACCCCTTGATTGGCCCACAAGGAAGCGGATTGCTTTGGGATCTGCAAGGGGTCTTTCTTATTTGCATGATCATTGTGACCCAAAGATTATTCATCGTGATGTAAAAGCTGCAAACATTTTATTGGATGAGGAGTTTGAGGCTGTTGTTGGGGATTTTGGGTTGGCTAAACTTATGGACTACAAGGATACCCATGTGACAACTGCTGTACGGGGCACAATTGGGCATATAGCTCCAGAGTACCTCTCTACTGGGAAGTCATCTGAGAAGACTGATGTTTTTGGGTATGGGATCATGCTTCTGGAGCTAATCACTGGACAGAGGGCTTTTGATCTTGCACGGCTTGCAAATGATGATGATGTCATGCTGCTTGATTGG GTGAAAGGACTACTGAAAGAGAAGAAATTAGAAATGCTAGTTGATCCTGATCTCCAGAAGAATTACGTTGAAGCGGAGGTTGAGCAGCTAATCCAGGTGGCACTGCTCTGTACACAAGGCTCCCCAATGGACCGGCCGAAGATGTCGGAAGTTGTGAGAATGCTTGAAGGTGATGGCTTGGCAGAGAGATGGGATGAGTGGCAGAAGGTGGAAGTTCTCCGCCAGGAAGTGGAGCTCGCTCCTCATCCCAACTCTGATTGGATTGTTGACTCCACAGAAAATCTACATGCAGTCGAGTTATCTGGTCCAAGGTGA